In Telopea speciosissima isolate NSW1024214 ecotype Mountain lineage unplaced genomic scaffold, Tspe_v1 Tspe_v1.0464, whole genome shotgun sequence, a single window of DNA contains:
- the LOC122648103 gene encoding uncharacterized protein LOC122648103, whose translation MNSLCWNVRGLNAPEKPRSVKRMLAAKEYKLAILLETKVKENNVNNNFQNLKRGWKFTHNCSPEHHTRIWIGWDEESLKVEIVKSKSQFIHLKVGILGSSLAFHCTAVYAFTTLEGRLELWKDIEEIAAGMIDPWALMGDFNIVRHQNEKLGGEAILHGAVEDFNACIFNSALADLKWKGEMFTWSNNQRGSSKICCKLDRVLVNSHWLDKLSFSEANFLYPGISDHSPIILKLLDNLNSGPKPFKFFDAWTTHGDYLEVVKKGWAFPIKPQSNPLLCFTAKLRNVKLELKRWNKEDFGDVFHSVKVAEEELSRIQADISLNPMDDSLIILEREAKGKLWSALQMEERVLKEKSRVKWLQLGDGNNSFFHKSMHNRFNRKHILEIVDQNGVVVDEPKRIKEEAVKVLFLNFRYWNWKGRLVERRSRVWSLI comes from the coding sequence ATGAATAGTCTATGCTGGAATGTGAGAGGGCTGAATGCCCCTGAAAAACCAAGAAGTGTTAAAAGAATGCTTGCTGCCAAGGAGTATAAGTTGGCTattcttttggagacaaaagtTAAGGAGAATAATGTTAATAATaattttcaaaaccttaaaagGGGATGGAAATTCACTCATAACTGTAGTCCAGAACACCATACCAGAATCTGGATTGGTTGGGATGAGGAGAGCTTAAAGGTTGAGATCGTTAAATCTAAATCTCAATTTATTCATTTGAAAGTTGGAATTCTTGGTTCTTCTTTGGCCTTCCACTGCACCGCTGTTTATGCTTTTACTACTCTTGAGGGGAGGCTTGAGCTGTGGAAGGACATAGAGGAAATTGCTGCTGGTATGATCGACCCCTGGGCTTTAATGGGGGATTTTAATATTGTTCGGCATCAGAATGAGAAGCTTGGAGGGGAGGCCATTCttcatggggctgtagaggacTTTAATGCTTGTATTTTCAATTCGGCCCTAGCTGATTTGAAGTGGAAAGGAGAAATGTTTACTTGGAGTAATAACCAAAGAGGCAGCAGCAAaatttgttgtaaacttgatcGGGTCTTAGTTAACAGCCATTGGCTGGATAAACTAAGTTTTTCTGAGGCGAATTTCCTTTACCCTGGTATCTCTGACCATAGTCCGATCATCCTTAAGCTGTTGGACAATCTCAATTCAGGTCCAAAACCTTTCAAGTTTTTCGATGCTTGGACTACTCATGGAGATTACTTAGAAGTGGTTAAGAAAGGCTGGGCTTTCCCTATAAAGCCGCAGTCCAATCCTCTTCTTTGTTTCACTGCAAAGTTAAGGAATGTTAAGCTTGAGCTGAAGAGGTGGAATAAGGAGGATTTTGGGGATGTTTTTCACTCTGTCAAGGTGGCCGAAGAGGAGCTTTCTAGAATTCAGGCTGATATATCTTTGAATCCGATGGATGATTCTCTAATTATCctagagagagaggccaagggCAAGCTCTGGAGTGCTTTGCAAATGGAGGAGAGGGTCCTAAAGGAGAAATCTAGGGTGAAGTGGCTCCAACTAGGAGATGGAAATAACAGTTTTTTTCATAAGTCCATGCACAACAGATTCAATAGAAAGCATATTCTGGAGATTGTTGATCAAAATGGAGTGGtggttgatgaaccaaaaaGGATTAAAGAAGAGGCTGTAAAGGTGCTATTTCTGAATTTCAGATATTGGAATTGGAAAGGGAGATTAGTAGAGAGGAGATCAAGGGTGTGGTCTTTGATATGA